In a single window of the Schistocerca americana isolate TAMUIC-IGC-003095 chromosome X, iqSchAmer2.1, whole genome shotgun sequence genome:
- the LOC124556830 gene encoding uncharacterized protein LOC124556830 — protein MQRPLAALIAFAALAAAQNPECNPLGDMRGCSSPERCEEVFVEGPIGEKITRVNASCHNMLDVAENRSRDAKMQAAMTNKEMWKRMVELYPQVCRLRQNTTEMQEAARRVLDTKGDTIAPAVASACREVLEFPVGNFDVLAERVLTCFRNFTVEVMESARRLEEQLISGSMERIEQTAQILEECIPDVESCDLPEEDVTAMVQCVARREADKSLDEREKELAVFATHLVTFAGANYTMLVQRMSRCFAYTVDSYSNATEAFWDNNSQCTGVPRVKDEL, from the exons AACCCAGAATGCAACCCACTGGGTGACATGAGGGGGTGCAGTTCGCCGGAGCGCTGCGAGGAAGTCTTCGTAGAAGGCCCAATCGGAGAAAAGATAACGCGGGTCAACGCTTCCTGCCACAACATGCTGGACGTCGCCGAGAACCGATCCCGAGACGCGAAGATG CAAGCGGCGATGACGAACAAGGAGATGTGGAAGCGCATGGTGGAGCTGTACCCGCAGGTGTGCCGGCTGCGGCAGAACACGACGGAGATGCAGGAGGCGGCGAGGCGAGTGCTGGACACAAAGGGCGACACTATAGCTCCTGCTGTCGCCAGCGCCTGCCGAGAAGTCCTCGAATTCCCTGTCGGCAACTTTGACGTGCTGGCGGAGCGAGTGCTCACGTGCTTCAG GAACTTCACGGTGGAGGTGATGGAATCGGCGAGGCGCCTGGAGGAGCAGCTGATCTCGGGCAGCATGGAGCGCATCGAGCAGACGGCGCAGATACTGGAGGAGTGCATCCCGGACGTGGAGTCGTGCGATCTGCCTGAGGAGGACGTGACGGCGATGGTGCAGTGCGTGGCCCGCCGGGAGGCGGACAAGTCGCTGGACGAGCGCGAGAAGGAGCTGGCCGTCTTCGCCACGCACCTCGTCACCTTCGCCGGCGCCAACTACACCATGCTGGTCCAGCGCATGAGTCGCTGCTTCGCGTACACCGTGGACTCGTACTCAAACGCGACCGAGGCCTTTTGGGACAATAACAGCCAGTGCACCGGAGTGCCGCGCGTCAAGGACGAGCTCTAG